AATTGGTAAGGAAAAATAAATCACTTTTAAGGAAAATGTTTTCCTCTTTCAAAAGGAAGTCATTTTCTAGACTTTAAGAATCTTATTAACACCAGTTTTCTATACATGGACGTTATTACTTCTCTTAGTTTTTTAAcattataatcaaataatagaaAATGAGTTGTCTTCTTGGAAAACAATTTCCAGAAAGACATTTTCCACATACAAGTTATTTTCCGCCAAAATAAATGGAGCCTTAATCTGCTTGCTTGTCAAAAGTTTAAATTCATGAAATGGAATATGTTTTGGTTTATCCTTGGTTGATCCGTATGTTTCTCAAGCATCGCTCTGAAATAAATTGAGGAAATGAAATGGTCAAAACATGAGGCCAACCAGTAACTTCTAATCTGATCTGATACTCTTATTTTATGGAGCCTGTTGATTCTAAGCATGAGACAATGAGAGCAACAAGTTGACTTGGAGAAACACTTCTTTCTCTGAGGGAAAATAAGGAATAGGatatgcatgcatgttttgttgaTTAGTCTCTGAATTAGTTGTGATGAATATTTCTTATAGTTTGGCCATCCTGAGTGGATTGACTTCCCAAGAGAAGGCAATGGGTGGAGTTATGACAAGTGCAGACGCCAATGGAACCTAGTTGACACTGAACACTTGAGATACAGGGTTTGTGAACTCATTTGCATTTTGAGCTGCTGCTTCATATTGTCTGCTTATCTAGTAAATTGTCTTTAATCAACCATTTTGCTTTGTACAAAATAGAGCATCCTAACAAacatttttttcatttcattttcttttccttcttcaGTTCATGAATGCATTTGACAAGGCTATGAACTTGCTTGATGAAAAGTATTCATTTCTAGCATCAACAAAGCAGATTGTGAGCAGCACAAATGAAGAGGATAAGGTACAGATGCCCCGAGTAAATCCTTGCTGGATATGGTCAGGAAGTGTTGTAATAATCCACTAACAAGGATGTCACTTTTCAAGTTGACATTTTAGTCATCTTTCAGTCCTATAGCACTTATTAGTCACTTCACATTACAGGTTATCGTCTTTGAGCGTGGGGACCTGGTTTTTGTATTCAATTTTCATCCAGAGAATACATATGATGGGTATGTGTTTTTTGTTTTTCCCCCATGAAGTAAGACATCTAAGTTGTTTTAGTGTATATGGACTGTAGACCAATTATAATGTTAAATTtaggccaggcctaactcaccctaaaagctagctcaagggcaGAAGTGCCTATGGtctatataaggggcactttACCCCTTTTCACAAccaatgtgggattcaacatacACCCTCACGCCCAGAACTTTTACTGGTATGTGACATATTTATGAGAAGTCCAACATCGGATGAGAGGCTCTGATAGGCTCTGATACTATATTAAATTTGGATcagacctaactcaccccaaaagctaggtTAAGGGGGAAGAGTGTCTATGGCCaaataaggggcacattaccccttttcaCAACCGACGTAGAATTCAACACATAGTAAGGTGAATGTTAGCAGGCCACACATTGCTGAGATCAAACAGTTAGGATAGGACTTGCATTCTGacgattaattatttatgtagGCTTCCAGTAACCCTTTGTGTTTCAATCTGAATCATTCAGGTACAAGGTTGGTTGCGACTTGCCCGGAAAGTATCGAGTTGCATTGGATAGTGATGCTTGGGAGTTTGGTGGACGTGGAAGAGTAAGAAATCCTCTGCAAAATTTTTCCGTACTTCCATGAAAAATAGTAGAGGATAGAAGAAAACTGATGGTGAACTTGTTATACTTAACAATGTGATGTAAAACTCATGCACCTAGGTACAAAAGAAGTTATGCCAATGCTTATATTTCTTAGACATAGAATGTTGATGGAATGGAGCCCTGAGTTCAGGAGTTTGACCTAGTTCTTAATGAAAGCTGTAGTGAGAGAGAAAAGATGCCAGCTGAGGCATGgaaagaatttatttttgaaCATATCCCCTTCATCAATTGTTCAGTTCTAatgtgaaattttattaattaatctggCAGGTGGGCCATGATGTGGACCATTTTACATCTCCTGAAGGGATACCTGGAGTGCCCGAAACAAATTTCAACAATCGTCCAAACTCCTTCAAAATACTCTCTGCAGCTCGCACTTGTGTGGTGAGTTCCATCCTTATTTATGTTTACCATTTAAAGTTACTTCTGATGATTGATTTTTATCATTTCACCCTAGAAAGATGTTGCAAGTGCTGAGTATGGCGGTTTTGAGACATTAGTTTAATAGATTATAGACCTTTATCAGCATTATAAACACAACATCTCTAGCATGTAACTATTCTTTTTGCTGCTGTCTGAACGAGCTCTAAGCATATttgatttctttctttttaacttttttcaAATGCAAATTTGTCTAGGTTTACTATAGagttgaagaaaaagaaggaaatcACAACAGTAGTGATATTGGTGCTGCAAATGAGACATTGACAGACATTGCAAAGCTGGGAGATTTTGAAGGTATCAACGAGACATCACCAGCAGATGCTGTGGCAAAGCAGGAGGATCTTAAGGCAGCACAACCTTCTTTGATTGCCGATGATATTGCAACAAAGGCAAACACAGAAACAGAAGAGATTGAGGAAGAGACATCGGATGACAAATGAAAGTGACAATCCATCATCCAATTCCTGAGTTCAGGTTTAGACATGAGGCTTTATCACTGGGAAGTTCTTTTTCAGGTTTTAAATTGCAAGGAGATTTTGTATGGCCCTCATCAGTAGACATCAGTAGGTATGCTGCTGTAAATAAGTCAGCTTGCTGTTAAGTTATGCTTTGCTTAATTGCTGGGGAGTTGtcttgtaaataaaaaataaataaatccttatttaaaaaaaaaaacactgagCTTGGACCGGTCTGGACCATAGTTACTGGATTCTCTCAACCCTTCTACGAACCGCGTTCCGGTACGATATTATTGTATTCCAAATTACTATCacctattaattatatattgattCAGGTAAACATTATATTATATGATACaaacattattaattttattaggtGACTATTGTCTGGACCGGTTTTAGGTTGGGACCGGCTGAACCCCGATTGGACTTGCAAGGATATTATCTGTTGTCGGGAGAAAATCAGTACACTACCTATGCACAGAAAAGATTTAAGAGCAAGATGCAACCAATTACCAGAGATCAACAAGTTCAAACATACTCTTGAACCATAAAAAGCAATAACAACTTAAAAGTTCTTAAACCACAAATTGAATGCAATTTTCCCCTAATCTCAAAAGAAAATGGCAAATCCATGAAAGATTAAACTCCTAAAACAAATCCAGTTTCCAGCATTCAGAATTTCCTAACACTTCTAGCCCCAACTTTCCTTTCACTTGGAAGCACAGATTTCTCGTAGTTGACAGCCAGAGGAGGCTTCTTGTTTTCTTTGCTCAAGCTTCTCAGTGAATACCTGGGAATGGGATTCTCACTTCTGTCCACGGAGTAAGCAGCAGAAACCGATTTCCTCAAGTTTTCCAACTTCTTCGAATCCCGTTTCTTTGAAGACTCAATCGTGACTCCAAGATTGTAGCTTGTCTTTCCCTCTTCCCCTGTCTCCCCTTTCTTTCTCTTCAGCCTCTCGTTTCTCCTTGCAGAGTACGCCTCATAAAACCTTCCTCTCTCAAACAGGGTACTCGAATCAACACTAGAACTAATCCCAGCGTTAGTTGAATTTCCATTTCCAAATTCTTCTTGAACCTTTCTTGCTAGAGCCCGTAACTCCCACGAAATGGTGCGGTACTCAGGGCAGGGATCTGATTCTTCCATATCTCTTGTGGGATTTGGCTTTTGGGATTTAGTTAAAGAACCTGACAACATTGAAAGAGATTACAATCCAaatggaaaaacaaaaaataagaaGTTGTGAGTACAAGAAAAAGAGCAATCCGTGATGAAATCTTGAAAATCGACACACACCCACCTGGAGGTGTTTGCACAGAACTCGTGGTGGGTCGGCGGGGACGTAGTCGGATCGGTGATTTAGCGAGTGGAGGCTTACGATCGGTCTTCATCTTGGACATTGGTGAAAGAAACTTGAGAGCAAAGAGGCCAATGAACGATCTTATttaggaaggagaagaagaaagatgtGAATGGTTAAATTTGTCTGTTGAACGTTTTGAATCGAATGCTTTTGACTGTTTTTTTCACTTAAAGGTTTCTTCTCCAAGTAGGGTTTTTATTAGACGTTTTTGAATTGAGATGAAGGAGCGCCTAACGGTCACTTTTTTGATCCAACGGTCTTAAATTTGTCTACACCTTTGGCCTGTATGTCAATATCATCtcaacataaatatttattttttgaaattttttaatttaaatatattgaaaacgtttgtattttattattatatttgaatttaaatatgaaattaacaattttaaattaaatactcaCATAAGAATTtcaacataaatatttaatttataagctattagacttatttttatataaagttaaatttattcttttgaatatttataaaccctattgttatttaaaaatagTATAATATAATGATCtaaaaatagtattttatattaaaattttgcatATTTATTACCTTAATGGTATATCTTTTAATTGATTATAAGGaaaattcaatataaataattaatctgaaCGTTATAATCTTTTTAATAAGTGAGCCTATGTAAACCTccccttaaaaaaaataaataataattaatttttaaacaattaaaaacgagaaataaataaaaattatgaaaaaaaaaataactcttaagcataaataataaattttattaactaaatttcTTAACAAGAaccaaataaataatttttctaaattagaaagttaaaaaagaaaaaagttattGAATCGAGTGAAATAAGGATactttctataaaaaaattaatcaaaaaaattttaatattttaacttttatatttgaTTCCAAATTAATATCCAATATATATCCTttataatttaagaatttttttttctaattcttataatttttaaatataatcaaaagcttctttatttattatattaattatttttttcaacttttgtattatattaatcaatttattaatcttttattaagaGAATTGAAATTATCTTCCAAAAGTAAAATTGCAAAACAACATATAATAATTAGGTGTATGGTTAAAATTCCTAAGTGATGGTGGTGCTATTGCTTATAGCTAGTTTATAAagcattttttaattaattattagtaaaaaaataattaaatttctataaaatcatttataatttatattattttaaatgaaaatttaatttaaagaaataaatttcttttattacaaataaggagaatttatcaaaaaaatatctCAAGTTTTATTTCCCTTCCCCTATATAAAGCTTATAATCACTTCATAAAATCCAATCAAGACACAACTTTCTATTACATTTCTTATTGTTCTGTGTTTGAGGTAGCAATGGAGATGTGGTCTGTTTGGCTgtacattataagtttgattaTAATAATTGCAACACATTGGATTTACAGGTGGAGGAATCCAAAATGCAATGGAAAATTACCTCCTGGCTCCATGGGTATCCCTTTCATTGGAGAAACCATACAGTTCCTAATTCCAAGTAAATCACTTGATGTCCCAAATTTCATCAAGAAGAGAATGAACAAGTAAACAAAAACCAACCCTCTTCCCTCttcttgttatttattagtattttaatttatgctaattaatattttataaaaaaaattattagttgatttccaattttaaaaaaatatattaaaatatttcttctcAGGCTCTAAATCATTATATTTCTTGTTCTAGGTATGGTCCGCTGTTTCGGACAAACTTAGTGGGTCGGCCAGTTATTGTATCATCAGACCCTGATTTCAACTATTACCTTCTTCAACGGGAAGGGAAATTAGTAGAAAGATGGTACATGGATTCCTTCTCTAAGCTTCTTCACCATGATGTCACGCAGATTATTATCAAACATGGCTCTATACACAAGTACTTGAGAAATTTGGTGTTGGGTCATTTTGGCCCTGAGCCACTCAAGGACAAACTGCTGCCTCAGTTAGAGTCTGCTATTAGCCAAAGATTGCAGGATTGGTCTAAGCAACCCAGCATTGAAGCCAAAAGTGCCAGTTCTGCTGtaaattgttttatttgaaGTTTAATTTGCAAGCATTCATAGATCTAACTCCTGGTTTGATTCGAGCCAGAACCAGTGGTTCGTTCGATGGTTTAAAAAACTTATAACCGGATCGCAGGATCTCCCAATCTCAATTTGCTTTCAATTAAGTTTAATCTGAATAGATTTTAATATGAATTAAACTGGTTTGATTCTGAGTCCAAATCAGAATATATCTAGAACTAGTCATGcatacaaatttttttattaattatatatatttcggTTGTTAATTATCTAACccttttacatttttttatgtttttttgaaATTGTACAGATGATATTTGATTTTACAGCAAAAATACTATTTAGTTATGAACCAGAAAAATCAGGGGAAAACATAGGTGAAATTTTCTCTAATTTCTTGCAAGGACTTATGTCAATCCCCTTAAATATCCCTGGCACAGCTTTCCATAGATGTTTAAAGGTAatgatcaatttataaaaaaaaaaaaaaaaaaaaaaaaaaatcaatttttttacttttatttatttaaattttttc
The sequence above is a segment of the Manihot esculenta cultivar AM560-2 chromosome 5, M.esculenta_v8, whole genome shotgun sequence genome. Coding sequences within it:
- the LOC110614986 gene encoding uncharacterized protein LOC110614986 is translated as MSKMKTDRKPPLAKSPIRLRPRRPTTSSVQTPPGSLTKSQKPNPTRDMEESDPCPEYRTISWELRALARKVQEEFGNGNSTNAGISSSVDSSTLFERGRFYEAYSARRNERLKRKKGETGEEGKTSYNLGVTIESSKKRDSKKLENLRKSVSAAYSVDRSENPIPRYSLRSLSKENKKPPLAVNYEKSVLPSERKVGARSVRKF